The nucleotide window CCCCAATAAAAACAAGTTTTCTAAGAAACAGTATTTAAGCTTTGATGAATTAAGTTATGCTGATCAAGTTGCACATATAAAAAAACGTCTGACCGACTATAGTAGAAAAGTTTATCATAGAGTAAAGGTCTCGGAAGTTGTTGAAAGAGAGTCGATAGTATGCCAGAGAGAAAATCCATTTTATGCAGACACTGTTCGCTCTTTCAGAGATAGGAGATATGAATTCAAAGGTTTGGCGAAAGTGTGGAAACAGAAGCTATCCAAAAAAGACAACTCCGATAGACATGGTAAAGATGAAGCCAGAAAAATGATCGTTTTGTATGATTCTCTTCAACTGGCGCATAAGGTTATTTTAAATTCGTTTTATGGCTATGTTATGAGAAAGGGTTCTCGTTGGTATTCGATGGAGATGGCGGGTATCACTTGCTTAACAGGTGCGACCATTATTCAGATGGCTCGTGCCCTTGTTGAAAGACTTGGAAGACCGTTAGAACTGGACACTGATGGTATCTGGTGTATCATTCCAAAATCTTTCCCCGAAAACTTTACTTTCACATTGGAGAACGGCAAAAAGCTATTCTTATCCTATCCATGCTCGATGTTAAACTACAAAGTGCACGAAAAGTTCACCAATACgcaatatcaacaattgGTGGATCCGGTGAAGCATAAGTACAAGACTATACGTGAGAACTCTATTTTCTTTGAGGTAGATGGCCCTTATAGAGCAATGATCTtaccatcttcaaaagaagaaggaaagGGTATCAAAAAGCGGTATGCGGTTTTTAACGATGACGGATCTCTAGCAGAGTTAAAGGGATTCGAATTAAAGAGACGTGGTGAACTTCAGTTGAtaaaaaactttcaaagcGACTTGTTCAAGGTATTTTTGGAAGGTGACAcgctttcaaattgttaCTCAGCAGTTGCAAATGTGGCGAATAGATGGTTAGACATTCTCGATACAAAGGGTTCTTTGCTGGAGGATGAAGACCTGATTGAACTAATTTGCGAGAATAGAAGCATGTCTAAAACCTTGAAAGAGTATGAAGGTCAAAAATCCACTTCTATTACGACGGCTAAACGTCTTGGTGAATTCTTAGGTGAAGAAATGGTGAAAGATAAGGGACTGCAATGTAAATATATTATCAGCAGCTTACCGCCTAATGCGCCCGTTACAGAACGTGCAATACCTGTCGCAATATTTTCCGCTGAGTTAGCtgtaaaaaaatcatttttaaGAAGATGGACAATGGATATGTCACTAGAAAACTTTGACCCTCGAGGTATAATAGATTGGGGGTATTATAGAGAAAGAGTGGCTTCTGTAGTCCAAAAAATTATTACAATTCCTGCCGCTTtgcaaaatatatcaaatcCTGTGCCGAGAGTTGAGCATCCGATGTGGCTCCAAAAACGTTTGGCGACCAAACAAGATAAGTTCAAGCAAGTTTCCTTAaacaaattcttcactaaTACCCAAAGGCCTCCCTCTTCGGGGTCAATCAAAGACATTGAGGatctctttcaagaaaatgaaggTGATAGTGGCACAATAGGTAGAATCGCCAAAGTTTCGACACGAAAAGGAAGTAAGAAGCGGAATAGAAGTAATATTGTCGAAGAAGAACCATTGGTGCTGCCGTCACATAAACCGTCGATGGAAGAAGATTATGTGGCATGGTtgcaatatcaaaaaataaaatggaAGATCCAGTCAAGAGACAGAATGCGCAGAAGCCATTTATTTGGCAATGGAAGTTCCACAACAGGAAGTACCGCTCTAGGAAACATGATCAGAAAACAGGCAGAGTCATATGCTAATTCTACTTGGGAAATCTTGCAATACAAAGCGTCAGCACAATCTGACGTGGTAGATGTATTTGTTTCTATAAATGGGAAGATACAGGTGCTGAAGTTCAATATACCTAAAACCGTGTTTGTGAAATTCAAAGCCCCTCCACTTGGTAGCATTGATCATTGTACCATGGAGGCATCAAGCTACTCTCTTCCCAATAACTCTAAATTGAAAGATCTTTCATCAAGCAATTTATACAAGTTGACGCTAACAGAACGTACCTTCCTCGATGAGCTGGAAAATCCAAACAGCATTTTGAATAGTGATAAAGTAATAGGAATTTTCGAGAGTTCAATACCTTCAAATGAACGAGCAATCATGGAACTTGGATCTTCTGTAACTTTTACATCAAAAGCGATGGGTGATCTAGGAAAGGGACTAAGAGATGGGTTTCATATGAAAAACCTTTCAATGTCCGAGAGTCAAAGATATCTTAGCAGATTTTCAATCGCATCAGCTTATATACTGCATCTCGTTACCGACGTTGGTTATGAGTTTTTATGCATCTTTAAGTCATGGAGTCACTCCACGACTGTACTCTGCCTAAAACCTTCATTTCAAGCTGCAGAACTCAGCTCCACAACTTTATCTCAGACATTCTCCGAAGtattccaaaaaaagaaggaacaTTTAGCCAAATACTCCAAGTTTGTTTCGTATGCAGAAAATATGACTTTTGATACACATAGTTTCACCGATAAACTTAAATTTCAACGAAAATTTTCTAGGGAGGTTCACAAATTGAAGGACGACAAGGGGCTGCAGTTTTTAATTCTGCTACAATCTCCTTATCATTCAGACTTACTTGATACTGCAAAAGTTTTGAGCCAGGTACCGGTTATCCCATGTGCAATAAATGAAACTAAAGTGCCACAACTGAATTGGCAGGGAGCGGTGGGcaaaaagatgataaatCATATTCTATCTTGCAGCTCCTGGCTTTCTCATTTGCTAAGCATCTCACAATTTAGCAACGTACCCATTTGCAATTTAAAGCTGGACAATCTTGGATATGTGATTGATATACTCTATGCAAGACAGTTAAAGCATGAGGGACATGTATTATGGTGGGATGAAAGCATTCCGCTTCCGGATCATGGAGGAGTTCAAagagattttgatttgaatttgttttctcttATGGGAGATATGAGCTTTCCAGAACTCAACAATTCTGGCGCTTACGATCATGTTGTTCTAGAAgttgaaatggaaaacttAACTGTAAATACTGTTCTAGCATCCGCACTGCTCAACACGGAAGAGGGCAGCGAAATTTCAGAGGTTGATATACCACTTAATTCAGATGATGgtacaaaaaatttcaaatctaCTTTTATTCAGGATGCATTCTCTGGCGGTTCTTTAGCTGTCCTGAGAAGCTTACTTAAGAGTTGGTGGGATAGtgcaatgaaaaacaaTTTGACGGCCGATTTATTGGTAAATGCTTTTGTTAGCTGGGTACACAACTCAAATTCTAAACTATTTGATCCCCTGTTGCGATATCACATCCACAACTTGACAAAAAGGTCTTTATTCCAGCTTATTGCTGAATTTCACAGTCTAGGTTCTACAGTGATATATGCGTGCCGTAATAAATTGCTTATCAATACAAGCAAGCTATCACCAGAATTATGTTACGCGTATGGTCAATACATTACGAAAGCAGTAAGGACCAACCCTATTTTCACTTATATAGATCTCAGAATAGAGAAATATTGGGACTTATTGATATGGATGGATAAATATAACTTTAGTGGATTAGCCTGCACTGAGATTCACgataaagaaattcaagatATTAGAGCTTTCTCACAGTGGCACATCAGAGAGTTTTTACCTGTGATATATCAACCTGAATTTGATGACTGGATGATGATTATTCTAGACAGTATGATGAAAGCCAAAAAAGAGTATATGTCCGCGGTAGATGGAACTCAGAGAATCACACAAATTGTGAGTAAAAAAAGTGATGATAGCAATACTAAAGAAGCTAGTGCCTTGGCAACATTTACTCACATATTTGCTAAACCTTTGATCAAGAGAGTTCGAAAGTTGTATCGAAATCAGCAAGAGTTCATTCTTGATCCTAAATATGCAGCTGATTATTCATTTCCAAGTTTGCCTGGGTCTCATCTGGTCTTGAACAATCCTTTGTTAGAACTTGTGAAATTCCTATGTCAAGTAATGCTGTTTTCACAGAAAACGGTTATCGAAGTGAGAGAACTTAGGAAACagcttttgaatatatttgaaatacGTGAATTTGACGCAATCTCTGAATTCAAAGACCCGAGTACAGCTTTAGTAGTTAGTGGTTTCCAATGTGAGAACTGTTCCTCCCTCAATGACATCGATTTGTGCAATGAGGATCCATCTACGGTTTTCAAGTGTAACAAGTGCCACAGAGACTTCAACCTAACGCTACTTCAAGATCATTTAATAAGAATGTTTTATGCTGAGCGTGAAGCTTACTTGATTCAAGATATACGTTGTTCACGTTGTAAAAAGGTCAAAACAGATAATATGAGTAAATATTGCGCATGCTCCGGCTCATGGAAGGCAGATGTATCTCTAGAATCGGTCATGAGTAGGGTGTCTGTATACCTCAGAGTTGCTAAATTTTACCAATTTGAGTTATTGAAAAGCTGCATATCTTCTTTGCGTATATAGATGGACAACCGTCAagagttttttcatttagaTGTCTACGTAAGTGTTCTTCCATATTTTCTCGGTACAATAAAGGACGaatgtttttcatttacCGGTAAGTTTGGCTTAGCTTCTGATGATTTCTAACCCACGTTTTTTTGGGtagcagaaaaagaatggTATTCGTCTACAATCAATGTGTGTATTATTTAATACCACGCTTTGCTACCTACTGACATTTACACAACAACAAGGTCAAAACTTTGTTTTAGGTTTTCACTATATTTCGAGGTGCATTGGTATCGCATTTGAGGCTGCAAGAGACCTAGTACTTTAAACCTACATGATACCGAAAAAGGAAGCTTTAGTAGAGGGGAAAGGTTAGCTGAAAATATCGTCTTCTAGTACAAGTATGTGGCTCCTAGGGTGTGCATATATCATCATTATGTACTGCTTTGACCCTCACCAGAATGGAAGACCATGATGATGTCACACTATCAGCAGCAAAATACTGCCCCTTCTACTCCTATGTACCATGCAGAGTGGCTACACATGTTTACTTGTTTGCTTGAATTGTTTCTTAGATACGTATGGTTTGCAGgattattatttttcatttttgaaaatcattTTGACACTAGAACTGACttagaaagaataaaagaatCATCGGCAAAATAAGTGCAAGGATCCGAAGCTGTTTAGGAGTTATTTCATAGTCGATGATAAGTTACCCAGAAGATGTTCTTTTTCGAGATTACCAACTGAAAAGTGTAGCGGCCTTTGTTCACGGAGATCCAACGATTGCGTGTCCTAATTTGATTATTCAGGGAAATAGCAGCAGTGGGAAAACATACGTACtgcaaaaatttttcgaagCAAATCCTTCGTTAATCAATGCATGGTTGGAACCAATAGAATTAGTGTCGTGGAAGCCACTTTTGCAAGCCGTGGTAAGAAGTGTTCAAAATAAACTAAAGATTCTATTTTGCGACTTAGCGCATAAGGAGTGCGATCCATTAGAAGTGGAGGAGCCTTTTTTATTGGTCAAGGCACTCTGGAACATATTCTCACAATACGATTCATTGCCGACGGacatcaacttttttctcgtTCTCGATGGCTTTGATCGGTTGCAGGATTTAGACGCAGCTCTATTCAACAAATTCATAAAGTTTCACGAGCTCATCAATACGAAAAGCAAGATTCACTTAAAGTTAATCTACATGATACAGGATATTGCTTTTGTGGAAAGATATTCGAGTCATTGTCTTCCCATGATAGTTTTTCCTAGTTATTCAATTGAGCAGATCATTGAGATATTAATTTTCACTAGAGTAGAGCAATTAGTTATGAGTAACACCCTTAGGGAGAGGATCATAAAACAAGGTGTAGAGGAGTGTACGGATGAACAATTTGTAAGTGTGGCAGCAAATTATATAAAATTGATAGTTCAGGCATTTCACTCTTATACTGGAAACAATATCAATGCCCTCAATGATTTCATAGATTTCAAATGGCACTCATATGTGCAAAAAATTACCAAGGAGAATATATTTGATCCTTTAGCTCTGTATAGAAGCAGtatcaatttgtttttgactACAGACGATTCTTTTGtggaagatgaagataatcGTGACAATTATAACGAGCCCTCTCAAACGTATGAACTATCAgcgatttcaaaatatctaCTCATAGCAGCATACATATGCTCGTATTTGGGACCACGGTACGATAGTAatgttttttcaagaaggtCATATTTGAAGTCTGGAAGATCCTCCTATGGtcgaaggaaaaaaatggagaCAAATCCAAGATATCTCCAGCCTTCTCTTTTCCATTTAGAAAGACTCTTTGCTATTTTTCAGGCAATCTTTCCAGTGGAACGGACAACTGAAAGTGGGTCTTTGGCATCTTTGCGAGAAGAAGCACTTATCCGAGCAAATGTAGAGGTATTCCAAAACCTGGCAGAGTTGCATGTCCTTAAGATGGTCTCCACTACGGTTACTAAAAACATTGATTTCTTGAGTCATAAAACTAAATGGAAGGTCAATGTGCCATGGGAAATTGTTCTGGAAGTAGCGAAATCCgtcaattttgatatcagCCAGTATTTTAGTGGCCTTTAAATACTACAATTTTTGATCATGGAAAACACCAAACATCACTCTCGCACACATCCAACAATTGCGTTACATATCTAACGAACTAGCATTTATTATGCGTCAGAATATAGACTTATCTACCACACATGTAACCCTGACATCGCATACTTACATATCGCTGTGACAATATGAAGGTACAATTGAAGTCAATCAATCAAGTTTGACAAGTAAACGCATTGGAAGTTCGGAGCTCGAGCTTGTATAGATGAGCTCTTATGAATTTTCCTCCAGTGATCCTCTTAAAGTAAGGAAAAAAGCTGTTGAAAGTGATGAGGATGACGAAAGCCTGGAAGATCTAGTCGAGGAGAACGGGTTCCTGAGCAAATCTGTCTCTCAGCGAATAAAACGACATAAGTACTTAGCCTCATATAATTCGGATTCCTCAGAAGACGACGAAAGCGATTCAGATGGTCCTGTACGACAGAGAGAGGGCACAGGAGCGATTACCGAAGGTCAAGATAGtgaagataaaaatgatatgTTCTCACTAGAggacgaagaagaagttggcAATGAAGGGAATGAGGAAAGGAAGGCAAGACGGTTGAAGGCTCTGGATATTaacaaattcaatgaagaaaatttaaaaaaccTGGGTTCAGAGACAGATGATGTCGGGTTTAACGAGGAAGAAGGCTCAATAAGAATAGAGGCTTTTAATATCGAGGAAGAATCAAAACGTGGTATGTTCGATGAAGATGGGAACTATATGGAAGCAGAGGAACATGAAGATGATGTTTTCCAAGATCAAGATATGTGGATTCGAGACTTCAAGGACGTCAGTAAAACTGCAGAAGCACAAAAGAAGTTGGCGAAGAGCCAGGTACAACAACAACGTGAAAGCCAAAAGcggaaaaaaatttatatGCTAGATGAGGCTCTAATTAGACTACAGTATTTGCTTTCCAAAGATGATACCGTGTTGGATACATTGGGAAAGTATAACAAACTGCGAGAGAAGCAAGCGCGCCAGAAAGTTTTGGATTCTAGTGGTAGAAACGTTAAGGAATACGTTGTAAATGCCATAAATTTGCTAGCTGATCTTGTGGCAATTCTGGAAAGCAAAGGTGTCAGCAATGTATATGAATTAAACAGGCCTCACATCGAAACATTGATTAAAGAAGAGTCGTTAACAGCGGAGACCACCGACAACTACAAAACAGGACTATGGCATTTCAAGTGGATGTCAAAAATGGATGATATTCATGGATTATATACAAACTATCAGATGCAGTACTGGAAACAGACTTATTTTAACCACAAAGTTGTCGTAAAATACCGGGACGAGCAAGATGAGAAAAGTAATTGGTTGGATATAGATTGTGTAACGTTCATGTAATCCAGAAAAAACGAAATCTTACCAGTCTTGCTGCTTTCCATTAAAAGACACATCATCCGTTCCGATACCGTCTTCCACATACGCCTTGAGTGTTCCACCTAAAGAAGAGGAGGTTTTGTCCaacatatcaaaaataatTGAATCCTTGAAACCGTAATTTTGCTTCCTATTTAGTACGAGGAGTATTGTTCTGAACTTGTTCTTAATTTTTAAAACTCTTGAATCGAAGTCCGCCACTGTCTCATCGCTGTTGTCAAATCGCAATCCTCTCAATAGCGAACGCACGATCTCTATGTTCTTTGATAGAGAAGtattatcaatattttgagcaGCTATTACATCAATATACCCCTCTATTTCTCCCAAGAGTAGAAATCTTTGGAGACCAACCTGCAATCCATACTGTTTTCCTTGCCTGAAATTATCCTTAGCCTTAACAGCCAATCCCTCCTCATAACCCTCCTTGTAAAACTTCTCCTCTAGATTCAACAACTCGTCCATGGCATCGTTCAAATCGCCATTTGATGTTCTTGGAGACATAGCTCTTGAGATTCACAGTACTCAACCCTTTCTTGTTCTTAATAAGCTCGATCTGTGAATTACTTTTCACATTGTCTCATCGAAAGAGCCCACTGCAGTAAAAGCCATGTTTGAAAATTACACCTctaaaaaaggaaatctATATATCTAGCACATCGCTGAATAACTAATTGACAGAATATCTAAAACTTAAAGCTTTTTCCCGGAGTTAACTGTTTTACCGGtcttcttgatcttttccaaaatgGTCTCGTATGGCAAACTGGTGAAAACGTCAACAGTTTGATCTTCCAACGAAATATCCACCTTTGACACTGCAGGTTCCAGTCTCTTCAACACCTTGCTAACAGAGTTTGAGCATCCTGAGCAACTCATAGAAACATTGTATTGGTAGTGACTTTGTTCCGACATTTATTTTAACTTGTTATTATATCTCACGATGAGCTCTAAAGGGGAAATAGCTGATAGTATAATTTAGGAGTTATTCCCGGTTTATATAGATCAGTTCATACTTTTAAAACCTCTTGTCTGGCACTGCTTTGTAATGTATATTCCAAATTCAGAATGCCAGGCCAAGGAGGTTATTTAGGAAATATCACGTGGACTGGTGCAATTGGCCAGTGAATAGTTTTAAAACTACAAACTTAAGGAAGTCAATGATTGAAAATACTTTCATTGCTTATTTTATTCTAGCTCGACGTTCCTAATTTCTCTTATATCATCGATGGCATTTCTTCTCAGTGGGGTCTCTGCGAACAATAAAACGATCCATTGTATAATTTCGTCAGTGGTAAAAAGATAGAAGTCGCCGTGATAGAACAATTCCATTATGTCCTTGAGATGTAGGGGTAGAAACGTTCCTATGAAGGAAAACTTTTCACGCAGTTCACTCATTTCCTTGCTGTGAGGTAGAATTGTGACTTCTGTCTTTGCGAATATCAAAGAGATAAATTCTGATAAATTCTCAGAATTTTTCTCAGATATAATATTCCAAGTCAGAATTTTTCCTGCGATACAATTCTGatataaaaatttcaaaaattttgtgaTACACTCTTGTGCGACTCCATTGttcaattgagaaaaagGCCCAATCACTTCGTTGTGAATAAAAGGCAACAACTCAGTGATTGTCGTATCCCAAGAGGGGTTTGACTCGTTTTGctcaaattcttccaattgTTGTGACACGTAAGTAtcacaaattttttctctaGTTCTAATATTAAAATCCAAATAATTCAAAGCCAATTCATACAgtcttgaaaatgatcTATCTGCCGAGTGTATGTAGCTTAAATCTCTCGATAGCTGACACCAATCATCTCCAAAATATGGTATGCACATTCCCATATACGCAGTTTGAAGCACATTCAATTTGTAACGATAATACGGTTCATCAAATGAACCACCACATTTCTCTTTCCACCTTTGAGAGAAGACTCGAATCGATGccatatatttttttgataatgacGTAACCTTAAAAGAAGATTTGGTCTCAACGCTTTTCATGGATTTTCGCTCATCTTCTACATCGAAATCAACATTCCAAGCGTCATCCCATCCGTCTTCAACTCCTTCGGTGTCTGCATTATCTTCTACAGCTCCAAGATCGTCTGTCTTTTCTGTGTTCCTACTTTTTTTCGATATGCGGCTTACATTATCTCCCTCAACGCTAACGTCAATCTGATCATCCCAACCATCATCTGCTTCCCAGCCCCAATCTTCggtttcatcatcttttaaGTTTTTATTTGTCATACCATCTGCGGCCATAGAATTCCTTGAGCTTCCTGTCTGGTAAGTTACAAGCTTAGGCTCAACTCTTACtaaatttttgttttcatcttcaaatagCATGCGCAGCTCTTGCAATTGTTCTtggaagattttttcaagctgCAGATGGACATATAACTCTTCACTAGTCAAAAGACGCTCAATTTCACTTGCGATTGCTTTTGACATGTCCTCTTGACtgttcaaaagtttttctaGTAAACAATTGACACGAAGAGCTTTCTTTTTAACAGAGCTTTCTTGTGGACCGAAAACGCCggatgcattttttttgataactTTTAATAGATCATTTGCAAGAACAGGACAAAGTCTTCGTACAAGCACTGACTTAGCTCCAGGTGGCGATGTGTGATCAAGAAACAGAAGAATgctttcaaagtttgataACGTTCCAGCGGTTGTCTCCTCATTACCAATATACACCCCTTTGAGGATGAGGAAATCCTTGTCGTCACTGAATGCAATCTCCTTTTTTCCAACAAATATTAGactcttcattttttccactATTACGTCAAGATGTATGTGATCATTAAATATGGATTTCAAAGTGGCTCTGACATTTTCTTGGAGATCAGCTAGGAGCATGTCGTCGATAATCCAGTGTTTCGAATCCACAAGCCCTTCTGGGAAAAATAGTGTTGCAACAGACTCTATAAAAGCCGAATATTCTATTTCAACGTCATCCTTGCCCCACTTGATCCGTTTATGAAGTGCGATCGAATCATCCTGTACTTTCCAAAAGGCTTTGCATACTTCATGGACCTGATGCACAAACTTGACGTGCAAACCATCAACAAATCTGGAAACTGATTGTTGTAGACCAAAGCTTTTATTCAGGATGAACTCATTCTCATAtaatttctttctcaaaGTCTTCAACGACTGGTAGCAATTCTCGAACTCCTGGAGTTCAAGATTGGTTTCAATCTCCAACACTAGCCCCGGAATGCTTCTAAGCCGACTCAATTCATGCAGCTCTTTACTCAGCTCCTGC belongs to Zygotorulaspora mrakii chromosome 1, complete sequence and includes:
- the POL2 gene encoding DNA polymerase epsilon catalytic subunit (similar to Saccharomyces cerevisiae POL2 (YNL262W); ancestral locus Anc_1.94) — translated: MMSNNFKGSASARFAKKGRTNYAGSSSSNNYALTTKQLMQAAKVDSIDEMMGFEKYVPPQHSGKTDAGNLDQVAGRVGWLTNMHPTVISQESLTGKGNGESSGIAGVDFYFLDEEGGSFKSTLNYDPYFFVKCNDDSRIQEVEELLKKYLEPCLKHLEVVEKEDLSLDNHLIGLKRTLIKLSFVNSNQLFEARKLLKPILSYNESNKSEQRIYKSSVQNSSKNSVRDVKSLIEDIREYDVPYHVRISIDKNIRVGKWYKITSDGFFECSEKVAFADPVILAFDIETTKAPLKFPDSAIDQIMMISYMIDGDGFLITNREIISEDIEDFEYSPKPEYLGQFTIFNEEDEAALLQRFFEHIRDVRPTVMSTFNGDFFDWPFVENRAKIHGLDMFEEIGFASDADGEYKSSYCSHMDCFRWVKRDSYLPQGSQGLKAVTQAKLGYNPIELDPELMTPYAFEKPQQLSEYSVSDAVATYYLYMKYVHPFIFSLCTIIPLNPDEVLRKGTGTLCEMLLMVQAYNGNIMLPNKYTDPIERFYDGHLLESETYVGGHVESLEAGVFRSDITNDFNIDPTVIDELLQDLPNALKFSIEVENDTALEKVTNFEEVKKEITDKLLDLKHNNKRNEYPLIYHVDVASMYPNIMTTNRLQPDSMKSERDCASCDFNRPGKLCDRRLKWSWRGEFFPAKMDEYNMVKRALQNETFPNKNKFSKKQYLSFDELSYADQVAHIKKRLTDYSRKVYHRVKVSEVVERESIVCQRENPFYADTVRSFRDRRYEFKGLAKVWKQKLSKKDNSDRHGKDEARKMIVLYDSLQLAHKVILNSFYGYVMRKGSRWYSMEMAGITCLTGATIIQMARALVERLGRPLELDTDGIWCIIPKSFPENFTFTLENGKKLFLSYPCSMLNYKVHEKFTNTQYQQLVDPVKHKYKTIRENSIFFEVDGPYRAMILPSSKEEGKGIKKRYAVFNDDGSLAELKGFELKRRGELQLIKNFQSDLFKVFLEGDTLSNCYSAVANVANRWLDILDTKGSLLEDEDLIELICENRSMSKTLKEYEGQKSTSITTAKRLGEFLGEEMVKDKGLQCKYIISSLPPNAPVTERAIPVAIFSAELAVKKSFLRRWTMDMSLENFDPRGIIDWGYYRERVASVVQKIITIPAALQNISNPVPRVEHPMWLQKRLATKQDKFKQVSLNKFFTNTQRPPSSGSIKDIEDLFQENEGDSGTIGRIAKVSTRKGSKKRNRSNIVEEEPLVLPSHKPSMEEDYVAWLQYQKIKWKIQSRDRMRRSHLFGNGSSTTGSTALGNMIRKQAESYANSTWEILQYKASAQSDVVDVFVSINGKIQVLKFNIPKTVFVKFKAPPLGSIDHCTMEASSYSLPNNSKLKDLSSSNLYKLTLTERTFLDELENPNSILNSDKVIGIFESSIPSNERAIMELGSSVTFTSKAMGDLGKGLRDGFHMKNLSMSESQRYLSRFSIASAYILHLVTDVGYEFLCIFKSWSHSTTVLCLKPSFQAAELSSTTLSQTFSEVFQKKKEHLAKYSKFVSYAENMTFDTHSFTDKLKFQRKFSREVHKLKDDKGLQFLILLQSPYHSDLLDTAKVLSQVPVIPCAINETKVPQLNWQGAVGKKMINHILSCSSWLSHLLSISQFSNVPICNLKLDNLGYVIDILYARQLKHEGHVLWWDESIPLPDHGGVQRDFDLNLFSLMGDMSFPELNNSGAYDHVVLEVEMENLTVNTVLASALLNTEEGSEISEVDIPLNSDDGTKNFKSTFIQDAFSGGSLAVLRSLLKSWWDSAMKNNLTADLLVNAFVSWVHNSNSKLFDPLLRYHIHNLTKRSLFQLIAEFHSLGSTVIYACRNKLLINTSKLSPELCYAYGQYITKAVRTNPIFTYIDLRIEKYWDLLIWMDKYNFSGLACTEIHDKEIQDIRAFSQWHIREFLPVIYQPEFDDWMMIILDSMMKAKKEYMSAVDGTQRITQIVSKKSDDSNTKEASALATFTHIFAKPLIKRVRKLYRNQQEFILDPKYAADYSFPSLPGSHLVLNNPLLELVKFLCQVMLFSQKTVIEVRELRKQLLNIFEIREFDAISEFKDPSTALVVSGFQCENCSSLNDIDLCNEDPSTVFKCNKCHRDFNLTLLQDHLIRMFYAEREAYLIQDIRCSRCKKVKTDNMSKYCACSGSWKADVSLESVMSRVSVYLRVAKFYQFELLKSCISSLRI
- the ORC5 gene encoding origin recognition complex subunit 5 (similar to Saccharomyces cerevisiae ORC5 (YNL261W); ancestral locus Anc_1.95) — encoded protein: MISYPEDVLFRDYQLKSVAAFVHGDPTIACPNLIIQGNSSSGKTYVLQKFFEANPSLINAWLEPIELVSWKPLLQAVVRSVQNKLKILFCDLAHKECDPLEVEEPFLLVKALWNIFSQYDSLPTDINFFLVLDGFDRLQDLDAALFNKFIKFHELINTKSKIHLKLIYMIQDIAFVERYSSHCLPMIVFPSYSIEQIIEILIFTRVEQLVMSNTLRERIIKQGVEECTDEQFVSVAANYIKLIVQAFHSYTGNNINALNDFIDFKWHSYVQKITKENIFDPLALYRSSINLFLTTDDSFVEDEDNRDNYNEPSQTYELSAISKYLLIAAYICSYLGPRYDSNVFSRRSYLKSGRSSYGRRKKMETNPRYLQPSLFHLERLFAIFQAIFPVERTTESGSLASLREEALIRANVEVFQNLAELHVLKMVSTTVTKNIDFLSHKTKWKVNVPWEIVLEVAKSVNFDISQYFSGL
- the LIN1 gene encoding U5 snRNP complex subunit LIN1 (similar to Saccharomyces cerevisiae LIN1 (YHR156C); ancestral locus Anc_1.96), with protein sequence MSSYEFSSSDPLKVRKKAVESDEDDESLEDLVEENGFLSKSVSQRIKRHKYLASYNSDSSEDDESDSDGPVRQREGTGAITEGQDSEDKNDMFSLEDEEEVGNEGNEERKARRLKALDINKFNEENLKNLGSETDDVGFNEEEGSIRIEAFNIEEESKRGMFDEDGNYMEAEEHEDDVFQDQDMWIRDFKDVSKTAEAQKKLAKSQVQQQRESQKRKKIYMLDEALIRLQYLLSKDDTVLDTLGKYNKLREKQARQKVLDSSGRNVKEYVVNAINLLADLVAILESKGVSNVYELNRPHIETLIKEESLTAETTDNYKTGLWHFKWMSKMDDIHGLYTNYQMQYWKQTYFNHKVVVKYRDEQDEKSNWLDIDCVTFM
- the LTO1 gene encoding ribosome biosynthesis protein LTO1 (similar to Saccharomyces cerevisiae YNL260C; ancestral locus Anc_1.97) → MSPRTSNGDLNDAMDELLNLEEKFYKEGYEEGLAVKAKDNFRQGKQYGLQVGLQRFLLLGEIEGYIDVIAAQNIDNTSLSKNIEIVRSLLRGLRFDNSDETVADFDSRVLKIKNKFRTILLVLNRKQNYGFKDSIIFDMLDKTSSSLGGTLKAYVEDGIGTDDVSFNGKQQDW
- the ATX1 gene encoding copper metallochaperone ATX1 (similar to Saccharomyces cerevisiae ATX1 (YNL259C); ancestral locus Anc_1.98) — its product is MSEQSHYQYNVSMSCSGCSNSVSKVLKRLEPAVSKVDISLEDQTVDVFTSLPYETILEKIKKTGKTVNSGKKL